The genome window CCCTGGACTGCTGTTTGAAAATGTCAAAGGCGCCGAATTCCCCGTCGCCATCAACCTGTTGGGTACGGAAGAGCGCGTTTGCTGGGCGATGAACATGGAAAAGCCTCACGAACTAGAAGAGCTCGGCAAAAAACTGGGAATGCTGCAACAGCCAAAACCGCCGAAAAAGATTTCCCAAGCGATAGAATTCGGCAAAGTGCTGTTCGACGTAGTGAAAGCCAAACCGGGCCGCGACTTTTTCCCAGCTTGTCAGCAAGTGGTAATTGAGGGAGAAGGGCTGGATTTGAACAAAATCCCGATGATTCGCCCTTATCCGGGAGATGCGGGCAAAATTATCACCCTGGGTTTGGTAATTACCAAAGATTGCGAAACGGGCACGCCGAATGTGGGGGTTTATCGGTTGCAGTTGCAGTCAAAAAACACGATGACTGTACATTGGTTATCGGTGCGGGGCGGCGCGCGGCACTTGCGGAAAGCGGCGCAGGCTGGTAAAAAGTTGGAAGTTGCGATCGCCCTGGGAGTCGATCCTTTAATCATCCTCGCCGCCGCAACGCCAATTCCTGTAGATTTATCGGAATGGTTATTTGCGGGACTTTACGGCGGTTCCGGCGTGCAATTGGCCAAGTGCAAAACCGTAGATTTGGAAGTACCGGCGGACTCGGAAATTGTGTTAGAAGGAACGATTACCCCCGGTGAAGTTCTGCCCGACGGGCCCTTCGGCGATCACATGGGTTATTACGGCGGCGTGGAAGATTCGCCGCTGGTGCGATTCCACTGCATGACGCACCGGAAAGACCCGATTTATCTGACCACATTTAGCGGGCGGCCGCCGAAAGAAGAAGCAATGATGGCGATCGCGCTTAACCGCATTTATACCCCTATTTTGCGGCAGCAAGTATCGGAAATTGTCGATTTCTTCTTACCGATGGAAGCGCTTAGTTATAAAGCGGCAATTATCTCGATTGATAAAGCCTATCCCGGTCAAGCGCGCCGGGCTGCTTTAGCATTTTGGAGTGCATTACCGCAGTTTACTTACACTAAGTTTGTGATTGTTGTCGATAAAAGTATCAACATTCGCGACCCGCGTCAAGTAGTTTGGGCAATTAGTTCTAAAGTCGATCCGGTTCGCGATGTATTTATTCTGCCGAACACGCCTTTCGATACGTTAGATTTTGCCAGTGAAAAACTCGGTTTGGGAGGCAGAATGGGGATTGATGCTACTACGAAGATGCCGCCGGAAACCGATCACGAATGGGGGGAAGTTTTGGAGTCCGATCCGGATGTGGCGGCGATGGTAGAAAGGCGTTGGGCTGAGTACGGTTTGGCCGATTTGAATTTGGGACAAGTCGATCCGAATTTATTTGGATATGAGATGAAGTAGGGGAATCAACCGTAAAATCTGAGATATCGCACATCCTCCATCGACCTGTAGGGGCGGGTTCACCAATCATTTACGACGCAGATAGACAATCTCAAATACCCGCCCCCACCCAACGAAAAATCGCAAATTCCCTCTTTTTAATGCGATCGGGATTTACGCACTCCGACAAAGAAACCGGGTTTTTATCGAGTCTTTGCACTGTAACGCGTCTTCTCAGAAAAAACCCGGTTTCGGGGTTCCTATGCGTAAGTTATATTATATTCTAAAGTTTGTGCCACAATTGAGGAACGAACGATTAATCCCACTGACGAACAAGCCCAAGCCTGTCTGCGCGTCTGCCAGATGTTCTCTAGCTACTACCGAGATATTCAACTATTCCGTTTTAACGCTCAAACCACAGAAGTATATATTTTCGTAAGTGATGAGCTGCAAGTAATCGTATCTAGTAATGGACTTTGGAGGTTTTTGGATGAAACCGAACTTTGATGAAATGAGCAGATCCGAATTAAAAGCTTACGTGCTATCGCATCGGCATGATGATGAAGCGATTCGGATATTTTTTGGTCGCCGCAATCCCCCGGATTCAAAAGCTACATGGTACGGGCCGATGTGTACTCCTGAAGGTGTACCCATTGCAGAAAATATTCGCATCGCTGAGGAAGCAATTAAGAAAAGAGTTGAAATCGATCGCGCTAAACAAAAACAACGGGAACAATCACAGGAGGAGAATTTACGCCAGAAATTAGAACAAGAAATTGAGGAAAAACTTAGAGCAAAAATCGAATTAGAAGTAGAAGCAAAGTTGCAGCAAAAATTAGAACGAGAAATTGAGGAATTGATAGGCGCGATCGCCAAATTTTTAGTATCAACTAGCGGGTTTTCATCAAGACTGGCAGGGTCGATCGCACTTTTGGCAATTCGTGCCGGAATTGAAGGTTTTGGGGATTTTTAGAATGGGCGATCGAATTGAGTGCGATCGGGATTTACGCACTCCGAAAAAGAAACCGGGTTTTTACCGAGTCTTCGCGCTGTAACGCATATTCTCAAAAAAACAATGAAAGTTAGTGAAATAATTTTAAATCAAATTAATTTGTTAGGCACTAAAGTAGAGGTTGTAGGATATCTTATCCTTTACGGCGATCTGGGGTTTTTGTCAACAGATTTTGCAAATATTTTATCTAGTCAAAACCATCGTGAATCAATACTTATTGAGCAACCAATAAAATTGAAGGAACAACTACTAAAGAAAGTACCACCATATATTGGTGGGCCACCCTATGAAGATTTTGTCACGATTATCGGCACTTTATGTGAGTCTCATCAAGAGCCATTTCCAATTGCTTTGACACACATTAATTTACTTATTTTAAAAATAAAAGAAGGCAAAAATATTTACCATATAGAGATGCCTTAACATCAGGAATAGCTTCCCCATCAATTAGTTAATACCCATTTTTGACTGAGAACACAAATAGCTGAGCGATTTAAATTACCGAGTGACTTAAATTGCTTGGAAGTACAGTAGCAGCTATATTATGTGATGTTAATCCTCCGGGTGCGGATCTGCTTCATATTTGATAAAACTTGCAGATCGCCCGTGGGCGACGCACCTTACACGGGCGATCTCACAAGATTGTGTGTACCACATATAGCAATCCTAAGTGATTTTCTAGATATGGAAAATCTGAAAGTCTTGCTATACAAGAAGTCTAGGAAGACAAGATGGCGTTGTGTTGTGAGACTCAGATCGGATTGCTATATACATGGAATATGCTGTATCTTGCATTTGTTGCCCGATTCCGGCTCTTGTTTCAACAAGAGCCTCAAAGCGAAAGTCCACTGAATTGGACTGAAGAAATGATTGATTAAAAATTTTAAAAAAAGGATTGAAGCGGAAACCGATCGCCTTTTCAGTCGTCTTTAGACGACTTGAGCTTTGAGGCGGGGGTTTCAACCCCCGACGGACTGTGACAAGAAGTGCAAAAACTAAATCACAAATCAGTTTACCCTTCCAAAACCTCAACCAAATCTTCGATCATCAAATCGAAGACAGCAGCAAGTTTCTGCAAAGCCGTATAGTCCACCGTTGCCATTTTTGGAGCTTGGGCGTATTTTTTAACTGTGCTGTAGGGAATTCCCGTTCTGTCAGAGACTTCTTTGAGCGTCCAACCCTTTTCCTCAGCGAGTTATCGAACCCGCAACCGAATTAGCCCCATCTTCCCGCCGATAAATCAGTTTACTGTTCCAGAATTTCAACTAAATCCTCGATTGCAATATCGAACGCACGGGCCATCTTGTCCAAAGCTGTGTAATCTACAGTTGCCATGCCTGGAGAATTGGCATAGGTAACGATCGTGGTATATGGAATACCTGTTCTTTTGGAGACTTCTGTCAGATTCCAACCCTTATCTCGAGCA of Oscillatoria nigro-viridis PCC 7112 contains these proteins:
- a CDS encoding UbiD family decarboxylase, translated to MARDLRGFLKLLEERGQLRRISALVDSDLEIAEISNQMLQKGGPGLLFENVKGAEFPVAINLLGTEERVCWAMNMEKPHELEELGKKLGMLQQPKPPKKISQAIEFGKVLFDVVKAKPGRDFFPACQQVVIEGEGLDLNKIPMIRPYPGDAGKIITLGLVITKDCETGTPNVGVYRLQLQSKNTMTVHWLSVRGGARHLRKAAQAGKKLEVAIALGVDPLIILAAATPIPVDLSEWLFAGLYGGSGVQLAKCKTVDLEVPADSEIVLEGTITPGEVLPDGPFGDHMGYYGGVEDSPLVRFHCMTHRKDPIYLTTFSGRPPKEEAMMAIALNRIYTPILRQQVSEIVDFFLPMEALSYKAAIISIDKAYPGQARRAALAFWSALPQFTYTKFVIVVDKSINIRDPRQVVWAISSKVDPVRDVFILPNTPFDTLDFASEKLGLGGRMGIDATTKMPPETDHEWGEVLESDPDVAAMVERRWAEYGLADLNLGQVDPNLFGYEMK
- a CDS encoding DUF6888 family protein, which translates into the protein MNPTDEQAQACLRVCQMFSSYYRDIQLFRFNAQTTEVYIFVSDELQVIVSSNGLWRFLDETEL
- a CDS encoding DUF6887 family protein; the encoded protein is MKPNFDEMSRSELKAYVLSHRHDDEAIRIFFGRRNPPDSKATWYGPMCTPEGVPIAENIRIAEEAIKKRVEIDRAKQKQREQSQEENLRQKLEQEIEEKLRAKIELEVEAKLQQKLEREIEELIGAIAKFLVSTSGFSSRLAGSIALLAIRAGIEGFGDF
- a CDS encoding helix-turn-helix domain-containing protein, producing the protein MGRIRLRVREFARDKGWNLTEVSKRTGIPYTTIVTYANSPGMATVDYTALDKMARAFDIAIEDLVEILEQ